One part of the Bacillus sp. FJAT-27916 genome encodes these proteins:
- a CDS encoding histidine phosphatase family protein gives MIYVIRHGQTDLNKERKMQGRMGLPLNEYGIEQAQRLRDELKDIKFDFVFSSPQERAVQTAEIVTGGHKATIDERLDVYDLGEADGVPISEMKMSGPLPDTTVYKGIEDPNCFVKRIFSFMNELENHYRKREMNILISGHRCTTGCIGAFFEGMPADGNILKLSSDTGYYKSYHFK, from the coding sequence ATGATTTATGTTATTAGGCACGGTCAAACAGACTTAAATAAAGAACGAAAAATGCAAGGGAGAATGGGCTTGCCGTTAAATGAATATGGGATAGAACAAGCACAGAGATTAAGAGATGAACTCAAAGATATAAAGTTCGATTTTGTATTTTCTTCCCCGCAAGAAAGAGCTGTCCAAACAGCTGAAATCGTCACTGGTGGACATAAAGCTACCATAGATGAAAGACTTGATGTCTATGATTTAGGAGAAGCCGATGGAGTACCTATCAGCGAAATGAAGATGTCTGGACCATTACCTGATACAACGGTGTATAAAGGAATTGAAGATCCAAATTGTTTTGTTAAGAGGATATTTAGCTTTATGAACGAACTTGAAAATCATTATAGGAAAAGAGAAATGAACATATTGATATCAGGACACCGGTGTACAACAGGTTGCATTGGTGCATTTTTCGAAGGAATGCCCGCTGATGGTAACATTTTAAAATTGTCATCAGACACCGGATATTACAAATCTTATCATTTTAAATAA
- a CDS encoding LysE family translocator, whose amino-acid sequence MENFYLYILMCIFLIILPGPDTAVATKNTLSQGSSAGLKTALGTCCALLIHTSAAVLGLSAIIVKSALLFSVFKYVGAIYLIYLGAKTLWSLWKKEEAATAETETKIQFEKSSCFKQGFLTNILNPKVAVFFLTFLPQFVEAGSNTFVPFLLMGITYTALTAVWFLFYVYLIHQVSTFMKKPKAQAAIEGITGTILIGFGLKLAFEKAQH is encoded by the coding sequence ATGGAGAACTTTTATCTTTATATCCTCATGTGTATTTTCTTGATCATCCTTCCCGGTCCCGATACGGCTGTCGCGACCAAAAACACCCTAAGTCAAGGTAGCAGCGCCGGCCTCAAAACGGCACTCGGCACCTGCTGCGCTCTCCTGATTCATACATCTGCGGCTGTTCTAGGTCTGTCCGCGATTATCGTGAAGTCAGCCCTCTTATTCTCCGTTTTTAAATATGTCGGGGCTATTTACTTAATCTACCTTGGAGCCAAAACCCTCTGGTCCCTGTGGAAGAAAGAAGAAGCCGCAACGGCAGAAACAGAGACAAAGATACAGTTTGAGAAGTCCTCCTGCTTTAAGCAAGGCTTCCTCACCAATATCCTTAACCCAAAGGTCGCCGTCTTCTTCCTAACCTTCCTGCCCCAATTCGTCGAGGCGGGAAGCAACACATTTGTTCCATTTCTGCTTATGGGCATCACCTACACCGCATTAACAGCTGTCTGGTTCCTGTTTTATGTTTACTTAATTCACCAAGTCAGCACCTTCATGAAAAAACCGAAGGCACAAGCAGCGATTGAAGGAATAACCGGTACGATATTAATTGGATTTGGACTTAAACTCGCTTTTGAGAAAGCACAGCATTAA
- a CDS encoding helix-turn-helix domain-containing protein: MLENRLHNLQKICRMISSISHMDVRLINQEGAALLQLVKQNLPAALQNFEQDFRQINQILEEHPAHSYYYYINSFGLQYMAAGIWEENHYVGAIMVGPFLSSVPGTDFVSEMISANQLPISERRQLQEFYASLSIVNNSTSNSIGELLVNLCSNSFIEAQLITTDPVQSNQSKESIKTMIDESKEMIELRYHTEQELMHAIMTGDKETVEKLKINIGDTYLEDRIPESPIRSSKNLISVLNTICRMAARKGGVHPVYLHEISDKFAILIERAPNLPYLNKLVEVMLHDYCDLVREFSTRQYSELIKKAVDYIRMNIDSPITLQSIADSIHANPSHLSRKFKQETGQSVTDFINLKRVESAKLYLQSGQKSITEVAFMVGFNDVNYFSRVFKKVTSMTPSQFMKEVNKED; this comes from the coding sequence ATGCTGGAAAATAGACTACATAATCTTCAAAAAATCTGCCGAATGATTTCTTCCATCAGCCACATGGATGTCCGCTTAATTAATCAGGAAGGAGCCGCTCTGCTTCAATTAGTGAAACAGAATCTTCCGGCTGCCCTGCAAAACTTTGAGCAAGACTTCAGACAAATCAACCAAATTCTCGAGGAACATCCTGCACATTCCTATTACTACTACATCAATAGTTTCGGTCTGCAGTATATGGCTGCCGGCATTTGGGAAGAAAATCATTATGTTGGCGCCATTATGGTTGGACCCTTTTTATCCAGTGTACCTGGAACGGATTTCGTCAGCGAAATGATTTCTGCCAATCAACTACCCATTAGTGAAAGGAGACAGCTGCAAGAATTTTATGCCTCCCTTTCCATCGTTAATAATAGTACGAGTAATAGTATAGGTGAATTGCTCGTCAATTTATGCTCGAATTCTTTTATTGAGGCACAATTAATCACTACTGACCCAGTCCAGTCAAATCAGAGCAAGGAATCGATTAAAACGATGATTGATGAAAGCAAGGAAATGATTGAATTACGTTACCATACTGAACAAGAACTCATGCATGCCATCATGACCGGTGATAAAGAAACCGTAGAGAAATTGAAAATCAATATAGGAGATACTTATTTAGAAGATCGCATACCAGAGAGTCCCATCAGATCGTCAAAAAACTTAATTTCCGTATTAAACACCATATGCCGAATGGCCGCCAGAAAAGGCGGTGTCCACCCTGTCTACCTTCACGAAATATCAGATAAATTCGCCATCTTAATTGAACGGGCACCCAATCTGCCTTATCTAAATAAGCTAGTGGAGGTCATGCTGCATGATTATTGTGATTTAGTAAGAGAATTTTCTACTCGCCAATATAGTGAACTAATAAAAAAAGCCGTGGATTATATTCGAATGAATATTGACAGTCCTATTACCTTGCAAAGCATTGCGGATTCCATCCACGCTAACCCATCACATCTGTCCAGGAAATTCAAACAAGAAACTGGGCAAAGTGTAACAGATTTCATCAATCTGAAACGAGTGGAATCTGCCAAGCTCTATCTGCAAAGCGGCCAAAAATCAATCACGGAGGTTGCCTTCATGGTCGGCTTTAATGACGTCAATTACTTCAGCAGGGTTTTCAAGAAGGTTACTTCCATGACCCCTTCACAGTTCATGAAAGAGGTAAATAAAGAAGATTAA
- a CDS encoding glycoside hydrolase family 2 protein: MRKIINMNDSWKFIKQDEVSAYNKSFDDTSWETVSVPHTWNAIDGANGFDFYKGACWYRKELMIDSLQQGNRVYIEFNGSNSITDVYINGHHMGQHRGGYSTFRFDITDVVEFGTVNTVAVKVDNTVVEDVYPQMADFTFYGGMYRDVNLVITNHVHFDLMDYGSQGIYIVQDEVNEEKASLTIKSKITNDLDVEKKVRLWADLFDAEGKVVAYAAKEVVLAAGETQEVDMPAVIKNPTLWNGRKNAYMYKANVSLTSFNDTIDEISIPFGVRYFEVDPERGFILNGQPLRLNGVSRHQDRKDMGWAITKKEHKEDMELIKEVGATSIRLAHYQHDQYFYDLCDQEGMVVWAEIPFISIMSKTELEGINAKQQMIELIRQNFNHPSIMFWGVQNEIQIGGNRPEVRKSVRELAELTKKEDPTRLTTQANVMFVPDNDEYNYMTDIIGYNKYYGWYQGEAEDFGPWIDGYHATNPTVPLGISEYGAEGIIEYHTDDAKVKDYTEEYHALYHEKVWKIFSERPFLWSTYVWNMFDFGANIRDEGGVKGRNNKGLITYDRKIKKDAFFMYKANWSEEKVLHITSKRYIDRADDAITLKIYSNCDEVTLYVNGSEVATQKGEDKIFIFENVALQPGLNEVRAVSGDVEDTAFFNKVEEANPSYVLPESEAGGVVDNWFEMPEDLGDVVIEELEITDDVYSTRCTFGELFANPEAKAVVQKYLNGFSEEHPMFGMAEGMQIDMLASMAADMFSEQLMYMLNKDLTKIKKA, from the coding sequence ATGAGAAAAATAATTAACATGAATGACTCATGGAAATTTATTAAACAAGATGAAGTTAGCGCTTACAATAAAAGCTTTGACGATACTAGCTGGGAAACAGTCAGCGTTCCGCATACTTGGAATGCGATTGATGGAGCGAATGGTTTTGATTTCTACAAGGGTGCTTGCTGGTACCGTAAAGAATTAATGATTGATTCATTACAACAAGGAAACCGTGTATATATTGAATTCAACGGTTCTAATAGCATTACGGACGTATATATCAATGGTCACCATATGGGACAGCACCGCGGCGGATACTCTACTTTCCGCTTCGATATCACTGATGTGGTAGAGTTTGGAACAGTAAACACAGTAGCGGTGAAAGTTGATAACACAGTTGTGGAAGATGTTTATCCGCAAATGGCAGATTTCACTTTCTATGGCGGAATGTATCGTGATGTAAATCTGGTTATCACAAATCATGTTCACTTTGACTTGATGGATTATGGTTCACAAGGGATTTATATTGTTCAAGACGAAGTGAACGAAGAGAAAGCGTCTTTGACGATTAAATCAAAAATCACGAATGATTTAGATGTGGAAAAGAAAGTACGCCTATGGGCAGACCTATTTGACGCTGAAGGCAAGGTAGTTGCCTATGCAGCAAAAGAAGTCGTTCTCGCGGCTGGTGAAACTCAAGAAGTTGACATGCCTGCTGTCATTAAGAATCCAACTCTTTGGAACGGCAGAAAAAATGCTTATATGTATAAAGCAAACGTATCATTGACTAGCTTCAATGACACAATCGATGAAATTTCCATCCCATTCGGTGTGAGATATTTCGAAGTAGACCCTGAAAGAGGATTCATCCTTAATGGTCAACCTTTACGCCTAAATGGTGTGTCCCGCCACCAGGATAGAAAAGACATGGGCTGGGCGATTACGAAGAAAGAACATAAAGAAGATATGGAATTGATCAAAGAGGTTGGCGCGACATCCATTCGCCTTGCTCACTATCAGCATGATCAATATTTCTATGATCTGTGTGACCAAGAAGGTATGGTTGTATGGGCTGAAATTCCGTTCATTTCCATTATGTCTAAAACAGAATTAGAAGGCATCAATGCGAAGCAGCAAATGATTGAGCTAATCAGACAGAACTTCAACCACCCATCCATTATGTTCTGGGGCGTGCAAAATGAGATCCAAATCGGCGGTAACCGTCCAGAGGTTAGAAAGTCAGTAAGAGAACTAGCAGAATTAACGAAAAAAGAAGATCCAACACGTTTAACAACACAAGCAAACGTTATGTTTGTACCTGATAATGATGAGTATAACTATATGACAGATATCATTGGTTACAATAAATATTATGGCTGGTACCAAGGGGAGGCAGAAGATTTTGGTCCTTGGATTGATGGGTACCATGCGACAAACCCTACTGTTCCTTTAGGTATTTCTGAATACGGTGCAGAAGGAATCATCGAATACCACACAGATGATGCAAAGGTGAAGGACTATACAGAAGAATATCATGCACTATACCACGAAAAAGTGTGGAAAATCTTCTCTGAGCGCCCATTCCTTTGGTCAACATATGTATGGAACATGTTTGACTTCGGTGCGAACATCCGTGATGAAGGCGGCGTAAAGGGAAGAAACAACAAAGGCTTAATCACATACGACCGCAAAATTAAGAAAGATGCTTTCTTCATGTACAAAGCAAACTGGTCAGAAGAAAAAGTTCTTCATATCACAAGCAAACGCTATATTGACCGTGCAGATGATGCAATCACTTTGAAAATCTATTCCAACTGTGATGAAGTAACACTATATGTGAACGGCTCAGAAGTAGCGACACAAAAAGGCGAAGATAAAATCTTCATCTTTGAAAATGTTGCTCTGCAGCCAGGCTTGAATGAAGTAAGAGCCGTATCTGGCGATGTAGAAGACACAGCATTCTTCAATAAAGTGGAAGAGGCTAACCCAAGCTATGTACTTCCTGAGTCAGAGGCTGGCGGAGTAGTAGATAACTGGTTCGAAATGCCTGAAGATCTTGGAGATGTTGTAATCGAAGAATTGGAAATCACGGATGATGTGTACTCAACTCGCTGCACATTTGGGGAACTATTTGCGAACCCTGAAGCAAAGGCTGTCGTGCAAAAGTATTTAAACGGATTCTCAGAGGAACATCCAATGTTTGGTATGGCAGAAGGCATGCAAATTGACATGCTGGCTTCCATGGCAGCGGATATGTTCTCAGAGCAATTGATGTATATGCTGAATAAAGATCTGACAAAAATCAAAAAAGCATAA
- a CDS encoding sugar kinase encodes MMKSMLLFGEMLLRLTPSNHQLFIQASQLNMVYGGSEANIAVALSNWGKKTSYATCVPDNNIGLAAIMQLRQFGVNTDFVIQQGHKMGLYFVEEGHSIRPTEVTYDRQNSAFVDAVPSDYQLEEMLDQAKWVHVSGISLGVSKQARETTMALVKLARKKGIKVSFDFNYRAKLWSIEEAREAFMDILPYVNVCFGSYMDVLTLRQEKRKVHSFDEKIELLKELQKEYQFDQIFTTEREILDDNEQKLSCAVITGTEVHRLGPVKVNVLERIGTGDSFVAGALYGLANSYSLQDTLDFALSSFALKHTIVGDFQVASKQAVQGFDLNGDKVVIKR; translated from the coding sequence ATGATGAAGTCAATGCTGCTATTTGGAGAAATGCTGTTACGTCTAACACCTTCAAATCATCAGCTGTTTATTCAGGCTAGCCAGTTGAATATGGTTTATGGCGGTTCTGAGGCAAATATTGCGGTCGCTTTAAGCAATTGGGGGAAAAAAACTTCTTATGCAACTTGTGTGCCTGATAACAACATCGGTTTGGCGGCTATCATGCAGCTTCGTCAATTTGGGGTGAATACGGATTTTGTCATCCAACAAGGTCATAAAATGGGGCTTTACTTCGTTGAAGAAGGACACTCCATCCGTCCGACAGAGGTTACCTATGACCGACAAAATTCAGCCTTTGTTGATGCTGTACCGAGTGATTATCAGCTAGAGGAAATGCTCGATCAAGCGAAGTGGGTGCATGTCAGCGGCATTAGCTTAGGCGTGAGCAAGCAAGCGCGCGAAACAACGATGGCTCTTGTGAAGCTTGCCCGTAAAAAAGGGATAAAGGTGAGCTTTGATTTCAATTATCGGGCAAAATTATGGAGCATCGAGGAAGCAAGAGAGGCATTTATGGACATCCTGCCATATGTGAATGTCTGCTTCGGCAGCTACATGGATGTTCTCACTCTCCGCCAGGAGAAGAGAAAGGTTCACTCCTTTGATGAAAAAATCGAATTGCTCAAGGAGCTTCAAAAGGAATATCAATTTGATCAAATCTTTACGACGGAGCGGGAAATCCTTGATGACAATGAACAAAAGCTAAGCTGTGCAGTCATAACAGGTACAGAGGTTCATCGACTTGGACCCGTTAAAGTGAATGTACTGGAGAGGATTGGCACAGGGGATTCCTTTGTTGCCGGAGCATTGTACGGTTTGGCGAATTCTTATAGTCTTCAAGATACGTTAGATTTCGCTTTATCCTCCTTTGCCTTGAAGCATACGATTGTAGGAGACTTCCAAGTTGCAAGCAAACAAGCCGTACAAGGATTTGACCTGAATGGCGATAAGGTTGTCATTAAAAGATAA
- a CDS encoding VC0807 family protein gives MKNTVMWDLICYVIFPLVIWNALNDRIDEYYAMLISTVPGIIYSIIRFIRFKRLNFFGLFIIGTLMIGTLVDVLSGSAIQMLWNNVVYSLVIAVFHLVMISVNKPVSLLFALDLTEMQGYDRQFLKGVYYQPEILKVFKLIACAMALSSLVPAGINSWLIMQYGVDAFTKGIIIKRVIGVGLGLAIIYGYYHINQLSKKLEEPQETIAP, from the coding sequence ATGAAGAATACGGTTATGTGGGATTTGATTTGCTATGTTATCTTTCCACTTGTCATTTGGAATGCCCTAAATGACCGGATTGATGAATATTATGCGATGCTTATTTCTACCGTGCCCGGCATTATTTATAGCATTATAAGATTTATCCGATTTAAACGGCTTAATTTTTTTGGTCTCTTCATAATAGGCACACTAATGATTGGAACGCTAGTGGATGTGCTTTCAGGTTCAGCCATTCAAATGCTGTGGAACAATGTCGTGTATTCTCTTGTAATAGCTGTCTTCCATCTTGTGATGATTTCCGTCAATAAGCCGGTATCCTTGCTGTTTGCCCTTGATTTAACGGAAATGCAAGGTTATGATCGACAGTTTTTGAAAGGTGTATATTATCAGCCAGAGATTCTAAAGGTGTTTAAGCTGATTGCCTGTGCGATGGCCTTAAGCAGCCTTGTGCCCGCAGGAATAAATTCATGGCTGATTATGCAATATGGGGTAGATGCTTTCACTAAGGGAATCATCATTAAGCGAGTGATTGGAGTGGGCTTAGGTCTGGCTATCATTTACGGGTACTATCATATTAATCAATTAAGCAAGAAGTTAGAGGAGCCGCAGGAAACAATAGCGCCTTAA
- a CDS encoding sigma-70 family RNA polymerase sigma factor produces MDEMIMERVSAEERETLIDELMDQYGTEILRLVYSYVHNYQLAEDLTQDIFVKSYKSLHTYKGKSSLRTWLWKIAINHCKDYLKSWYNNHVIPVEDDYIYDVKREGSAEEAAIQQEEDERLVHSVMGLPVLYREVIYLHYYEDIPIREMARILSVNPNTVKTRLRRAKVLLKERWEE; encoded by the coding sequence GTGGATGAAATGATCATGGAGCGTGTCTCCGCAGAGGAGAGGGAGACACTGATTGATGAATTGATGGACCAATATGGGACCGAGATCTTAAGACTCGTCTATTCCTATGTCCATAATTATCAGCTTGCGGAAGACCTCACACAGGATATTTTCGTGAAAAGCTATAAATCTCTTCATACATATAAAGGCAAATCAAGCTTAAGGACCTGGCTTTGGAAGATTGCGATTAATCATTGTAAGGATTATTTGAAAAGCTGGTATAACAATCATGTCATTCCAGTAGAAGACGACTATATTTATGATGTGAAAAGGGAGGGGAGTGCAGAAGAGGCGGCCATTCAGCAGGAGGAGGACGAGCGTCTTGTGCACTCGGTTATGGGACTGCCTGTTCTTTACCGAGAGGTTATCTATCTCCATTATTATGAAGATATTCCGATTCGGGAAATGGCGCGGATTCTTTCCGTGAATCCCAATACAGTCAAGACAAGGCTGAGAAGGGCAAAAGTCCTTCTGAAAGAAAGGTGGGAGGAGTAA
- a CDS encoding PadR family transcriptional regulator has protein sequence MDDQLKRLRKVMEKSAFHELNFSERMKSQVHKAIQKESMSEEELILHIFELLIQEKTGYELMKLLLARGVRKWEGEEGLLYTLLHEQELAGTIAASSNPSGERHYRLTNKGKRLLERKYKRLRQSRFSFKEQGQE, from the coding sequence ATGGATGACCAACTGAAGAGACTGCGCAAGGTGATGGAAAAGTCCGCCTTTCATGAGCTGAACTTTTCGGAAAGAATGAAAAGTCAAGTCCATAAAGCTATACAAAAAGAATCCATGAGTGAGGAAGAACTCATTCTCCATATCTTTGAGCTCTTAATACAGGAAAAGACAGGCTATGAATTGATGAAGCTCCTTCTTGCAAGGGGAGTAAGAAAATGGGAGGGGGAAGAAGGTCTCCTTTATACCCTTCTTCATGAACAGGAGCTGGCCGGAACCATTGCAGCAAGCAGCAATCCGTCTGGGGAAAGACATTATCGATTGACGAATAAAGGGAAACGGTTGCTGGAGAGGAAATATAAGCGGCTTCGTCAATCACGATTTTCCTTTAAAGAACAGGGACAGGAGTGA
- a CDS encoding FtsW/RodA/SpoVE family cell cycle protein, translating into MGEQKEQFLKEVTGHIQSKEARKLVEQELQCHLQKTKNDWLVRGLSAEESEDKAIRQMGDPLKIGMKMNKLYRPKVDWFLLGLLLMVMLLGVLPMLHLHYPEELTEQFLQNKLIFGLLGIGTAIGLMFVDYRKLARMGWLFFGIGVLILYVLRFNPSYMINGEPFIGIPGIGTVGCWIATPFFFLAWARFFARKNRKAWQLALLFVYTLYLFMTIPNLTITFIYGAMVMIMLWWSHLGRRTVLWLTIVPIGVSAGIIGTAFLLGYVNDYQMERFFAFLNPENYADGSGYMYLRLSEVMSGANWFGASASQLDFSSSPHTDFALANVTANYGYAAAAGVIFILFLFVLRMGMIAIGTRDRYGRLLVVGAISLFGLQFFYNLGMIFGILPIMAVSLPFISYGWMPTMLNAFLMGIVLSVYRRRNFIQIEKGCTAD; encoded by the coding sequence ATGGGTGAGCAGAAAGAACAGTTCTTGAAGGAAGTCACCGGCCATATTCAATCAAAGGAAGCAAGGAAGCTCGTTGAACAGGAGCTTCAATGTCACTTACAGAAAACGAAGAATGATTGGCTAGTGAGAGGATTGTCTGCTGAAGAGTCTGAAGATAAAGCCATTCGGCAGATGGGTGACCCGCTTAAGATTGGAATGAAGATGAATAAGCTGTATCGTCCAAAGGTGGATTGGTTTCTCCTCGGCCTGCTGTTAATGGTTATGTTGCTTGGAGTATTGCCCATGTTGCATCTGCACTATCCAGAAGAACTGACTGAACAATTCTTGCAGAACAAACTAATCTTTGGGCTGCTTGGAATAGGAACAGCCATCGGACTCATGTTCGTTGATTATCGCAAGCTTGCGAGGATGGGATGGCTTTTCTTCGGAATTGGCGTCCTTATCTTATATGTGCTGCGTTTTAATCCTTCATACATGATTAACGGGGAGCCTTTTATTGGTATACCAGGCATTGGAACGGTGGGATGCTGGATAGCCACTCCATTTTTCTTCCTCGCATGGGCAAGGTTTTTCGCCAGAAAGAATAGGAAGGCGTGGCAGCTTGCCTTATTGTTTGTCTATACCTTGTATCTCTTTATGACGATTCCTAATTTGACCATCACGTTCATTTATGGAGCCATGGTTATGATTATGCTCTGGTGGAGCCATTTGGGGAGGAGAACGGTCTTATGGCTGACGATTGTTCCGATTGGTGTAAGTGCAGGAATCATTGGGACAGCTTTCTTATTAGGATATGTGAATGATTACCAAATGGAGCGATTTTTTGCTTTCTTAAATCCGGAGAACTATGCAGATGGTTCAGGATATATGTATCTCCGTTTATCAGAGGTAATGAGCGGTGCTAACTGGTTTGGTGCATCTGCCAGTCAGTTAGATTTCTCGTCATCTCCTCATACTGATTTTGCCCTGGCTAATGTCACAGCCAACTATGGATATGCTGCTGCGGCAGGAGTGATTTTCATTCTTTTCCTATTTGTTTTGCGCATGGGGATGATTGCAATAGGTACGAGAGACCGTTATGGAAGATTGTTGGTCGTCGGGGCGATCTCGCTTTTCGGGCTGCAATTCTTCTATAATCTCGGGATGATTTTCGGAATATTGCCAATCATGGCTGTCTCCCTGCCGTTTATCAGCTATGGCTGGATGCCAACCATGCTGAATGCCTTCTTGATGGGGATTGTGCTGAGTGTTTACCGGCGCAGGAATTTCATCCAAATCGAAAAAGGATGCACGGCAGATTAA
- a CDS encoding aldo/keto reductase, giving the protein MFEKSSNYTLSNGYEIPCVGFGTWQTPDGETAVASVKKAIEAGYRHIDTAAVYGNEESVGKAIRESGVAREDLFITSKVWNTERGYESTLKAFDVTMEKLGLDYLDLYLIHWPASSSQFDNWVELNKETWRAMVELYQAGRIRAIGVSNFLVHHLEPLMDAEVKPMVNQIEFHPGQMQEETVRFCKENGILIEAWSPLGTGRMLTNETLMAIAKEYDKSVAQLCVRWCLQNEVLPLPKSVTPSRIEENLDVFDFTIKDEDMETINAMEYFGGSGSHPDEVKF; this is encoded by the coding sequence TTGTTCGAGAAATCAAGCAACTATACATTAAGCAATGGCTATGAAATCCCTTGTGTCGGCTTCGGCACTTGGCAGACTCCTGACGGCGAAACAGCCGTAGCCTCTGTCAAAAAAGCGATTGAAGCCGGCTATCGTCATATTGATACAGCGGCTGTTTATGGCAATGAAGAGAGTGTTGGCAAGGCCATCCGTGAATCCGGTGTTGCCCGTGAGGACTTATTCATCACAAGCAAGGTCTGGAACACAGAGCGCGGCTATGAAAGTACGCTGAAGGCATTTGACGTGACAATGGAAAAGCTCGGTCTTGACTATCTTGACCTCTACCTAATCCACTGGCCTGCCTCCTCCTCCCAATTCGACAACTGGGTTGAATTGAACAAAGAAACATGGCGCGCCATGGTCGAGCTTTATCAAGCTGGCCGCATCCGTGCAATTGGTGTATCCAACTTCCTCGTTCACCATCTTGAGCCATTAATGGACGCTGAGGTGAAACCGATGGTTAACCAAATCGAATTCCACCCTGGTCAAATGCAGGAAGAAACCGTCCGTTTCTGCAAAGAAAACGGGATTCTCATTGAAGCATGGAGCCCGCTCGGCACAGGCAGAATGCTGACGAACGAAACCTTAATGGCCATTGCCAAAGAATACGATAAATCCGTAGCCCAGCTATGCGTACGCTGGTGCCTGCAAAACGAAGTGCTTCCGCTTCCTAAATCGGTTACACCATCCCGTATCGAGGAAAACCTTGATGTATTCGATTTCACGATTAAGGATGAGGATATGGAAACCATTAACGCCATGGAATATTTCGGCGGTTCTGGTTCACATCCGGATGAAGTGAAGTTCTAA
- a CDS encoding aldo/keto reductase produces MNKMNLGTSSLAVPQIAVGCMRIDALDSHELEAHLRFCLENELNFFDHADIYGQGICETNFGVALKSTGYKREDVILQSKCGIKPGTMYDLSKEHIVQSVDGILKRLDTEYLDILLLHRPDALVEPEEVAEAFDVLEKSGKVRHFGVSNHKPMQIELLKKYVQQDLIINQLQLSLPFSSMMASGMEVNMQTDGAVDRDGSVLDYCRLHDMTIQAWSPYQYGFFEGVFIGNRDKFPELNKELDEIAEKYAVTPTTIATAWILRHPAKIQVIAGSTNQQRIREIKQASNIHLTREEWYRLYMKSGHILP; encoded by the coding sequence ATGAACAAAATGAACCTTGGCACCAGCAGCTTAGCGGTGCCGCAAATCGCTGTCGGATGCATGAGGATTGATGCATTAGACAGTCATGAATTAGAAGCTCATTTACGTTTTTGCTTGGAAAATGAGCTGAATTTCTTTGACCATGCCGATATTTACGGGCAAGGAATTTGCGAAACCAATTTCGGCGTAGCGTTAAAGAGTACAGGGTATAAGAGAGAAGATGTGATTCTGCAATCGAAATGCGGCATCAAGCCGGGGACCATGTACGACCTCTCCAAAGAGCATATTGTTCAATCGGTTGACGGAATCCTGAAGCGGCTGGATACCGAGTATTTGGACATCCTCCTGCTTCACCGTCCGGATGCATTAGTCGAGCCGGAGGAAGTTGCAGAAGCCTTCGATGTCCTGGAGAAGTCCGGTAAAGTACGTCACTTCGGTGTATCCAACCATAAACCGATGCAGATTGAATTGCTCAAGAAATACGTCCAGCAGGACCTCATCATCAATCAGCTTCAATTAAGTCTTCCGTTCTCCAGCATGATGGCAAGCGGAATGGAAGTAAACATGCAGACAGACGGCGCGGTCGACCGTGATGGAAGCGTTCTCGACTATTGCCGTCTTCACGACATGACCATCCAGGCTTGGTCGCCTTATCAGTATGGCTTCTTTGAAGGAGTCTTTATCGGTAACCGCGACAAGTTCCCTGAACTAAACAAGGAACTCGACGAAATAGCAGAGAAATACGCTGTCACACCAACGACGATTGCAACTGCCTGGATTTTGCGCCACCCTGCTAAGATACAAGTCATTGCCGGCTCAACCAACCAGCAGCGGATCCGTGAAATCAAGCAAGCCAGCAATATTCACCTCACACGAGAAGAATGGTACCGCCTCTATATGAAGAGCGGCCACATTCTCCCGTAA